One window from the genome of Megalobrama amblycephala isolate DHTTF-2021 linkage group LG4, ASM1881202v1, whole genome shotgun sequence encodes:
- the LOC125266827 gene encoding myosin heavy chain, fast skeletal muscle-like isoform X1 codes for MSTDAEMAAYGKAAIYLRKPERERIEAQSKPFDAKTACYVADVKELYLKGTIKSKDGAKVTVELLDTKEERVAKEEDVYPMNPPKYDKIEDMAMMTHLNEASVLYNLKERYAAWMIYTYSGLFCATVNPYKMLPVYDPEVVTAYRGKKRMEAPPHIFSVSDNAYQFMQTDRENQSVLITGESGAGKTVNTKRVIQYFATVAVSGGEKKKEGKIKGSLEDQIIAANPLLEAYGNAKTVRNDNSSRFGKFIRIHFGTTGKLASADIETYLLEKSRVSFQLPDERGYHIFYQMMTNHKPELIEMTLLTTNPYDFPMCSQGQITVASIDDKVELDATDDAIDILGFSNEEKMGIYKFTGAVLHHGNMKFKQKQREEQAEPDGTEEADKIAYLLGLNSAEMLKGLCYPRVKVGNEFVTKGQTVQQVYNSVSALGKSIYERMFLWMVIRINQMLDTKQQRNFYIGVLDIAGFEIFDYNSMEQLCINFTNEKLQQFFNHHMFVLEQEEYKKEGIVWEFIDFGMDLASCIELIEKPMGIFSILEEECMFPKASDTSFKNKLYDQHLGKNNAFQKPKPAKGKAEAHFSLVHYAGTVDYNITGWLDKNKDPLNESVLQLYQKSSNKLLASLYPAVVEDTTKKGGKKKGGSMQTVSSQFRENLGKLMTNLRSTHPHFVRCLIPNESKTPGLMENFLVIHQLRCNGVLEGIRICRKGFPSRIQYGDFKQRYKVLNAGVIPEGQFMDNKKASEKLLGSIDVPHDEYRFGHTKVFFKAGLLGTLEEMRDEKLATLVTMTQALCRGYVMRKEYVKMTERRESIYTIQYNIRSFMNVKHWPWMKVYYKIKPLLKSAETEKELSGMKEDFIKCKEALAKSEAKKKELEEKMVSLLQEKNDLQLQVASETENLSDAEERCEGLIKSKIQLEGKLKETTERLEDEEEINAELTAKKRKLEDECSELKKDIDDLELTLAKVEKEKHATENKVKNLTEEMTSQDESLAKLTKEKKALQEAHQQTLDDLQAEEDKVNTLTKSKTKLEQQVDDLEGSLEQEKKLRMDLERAKRKLEGDLKLSQESVMDLENDKQQSDEKIKKKDFETSQLLSKIEDEQSLGAQLQKKIKELQARIEELEEEIEAERAARAKVEKQRADLSRELEEISERLEEAGGANSAQIEMNKKREAEFQKLRRDLEESTLQHEATAAALRKKQADSVAELGEQIDNLQRVKQKLEKEKSEYKMEIDDLSSNMEAVAKAKGNLEKMCRTLEDQFSEMKSKNDENCRQINDLSAQRARFQTENGEFGRQLEEKEALVSQLTRGKQAFTQQIEELKRHIEEEVKAKNALAHAVQSARHDCDLLREQFEEEQEAKAELQRGMSKANSEVAQWRTKYETDAIQRTEELEESKKKLAQRLQEAEEQVEAVNSKCASLEKTKQRLQAEVEDLMIDVERANGLAANLDKKQKNFDKVLAEWKQKYEEGQAELEGAQKEARSLSTELFKMKNSYEESLDQLETIKRENKNLQQEISDLTEQLSETGKGIHELEKAKKTVETEKAEIQTALEEAEGTLEHEESKILRVQLELNQVKSEIDRKLAEKDEEMEQIKRNSQRVIESMQSTLDSEVRSRNDALRIKKKMEGDLNEMEIQLSHANRQAAEAQKQLRNVQGQLKDAQLHLDDAQRGQEDMKEQVAMVERRNTLMQSEIEELRGALEQTERGRKVAEQELVDISERVGLLHSQNTSLLNTKKKLEADLIHVQSEVDDTVQEARNAEEKAKKAITDAAMMAEELKKEQDTSSHLERMKKNLEVTVKDLQHRLDEAENLAMKGGKKQLQKLESRVRELETEVEAEQRRGADAVKGVRKYERRVKELTYQTDEDKKNVARLQDLVDKLQLKVKAYKRQSEEAEEQANGYLSKLRKVQHELEEAEERADISESQVNKLRVKSRDAGKVRLGR; via the exons ATGAGTACGGACGCGGAGATGGCCGCGTATGGCAAGGCTGCCATTTACCTTCGTAAGCCTGAGAGGGAGAGAATCGAGGCTCAGAGCAAACCATTTGATGCCAAGACTGCCTGCTATGTGGCTGATGTCAAAGAGTTGTATCTCAAGGGAACAATTAAGAGCAAAGATGGTGCCAAAGTCACAGTTGAATTGCTTGACACTAAGGAG GAGAGAGTTGCTAAGGAAGAAGATGTCTACCCAATGAATCCTCCCAAGTATGACAAGATTGAGGACATGGCCATGATGACCCATCTCAATGAAGCCTCTGTGCTGTATAACCTCAAAGAGCGTTATGCTGCATGGATGATCTAC ACCTACTCTGGGCTCTTCTGCGCAACTGTGAACCCCTACAAGATGCTCCCAGTGTATGATCCAGAAGTGGTGACTGCTTACAGAGGCAAAAAGCGTATGGAGGCCCCTCCCCACATCTTCTCTGTCTCTGACAATGCCTATCAGTTTATGCAAACTG ATAGAGAAAACCAGTCTGTCCTGATTAC TGGAGAATCCGGTGCTGGAAAGACTGTGAACACCAAACGTGTCATCCAGTACTTTGCCACAGTTGCAGTATCAGGTGGTGAAAAGAAGAAAGAGGGTAAAATAAAG GGCTCTCTTGAGGACCAGATCATTGCTGCCAACCCTCTGCTTGAGGCTTATGGTAATGCCAAGACTGTGAGAAATGACAACTCCTCTCGTTTT gGTAAATTTATCAGAATTCACTTTGGTACAACTGGAAAACTGGCTAGTGCTGACATTGAGACAT ATCTGCTGGAGAAGTCTAGAGTGTCATTCCAGCTTCCAGATGAGAGAGGCTACCACATCTTCTACCAGATGATGACCAACCATAAGCCTGAGCTGATTG AAATGACGCTCCTCACCACCAACCCCTATGACTTCCCCATGTGCAGTCAGGGTCAGATCACAGTGGCCAGCATTGATGATAAAGTGGAGCTGGATGCTACTGAT GATGCTATTGACATTCTGGGTTTCAGTAACGAGGAGAAAATGGGCATTTACAAGTTCACTGGAGCTGTGCTTCATCATGGTAACATGAAGTTTAAACAGAAGCAGCGTGAGGAGCAGGCTGAGCCTGACGGCACAGAGG aGGCTGACAAAATCGCCTACCTTCTGGGTTTGAACTCTGCTGAAATGCTAAAGGGTTTGTGCTACCCCAGAGTCAAGGTCGGAAATGAGTTTGTGACCAAAGGTCAGACCGTGCAACAG GTGTACAACTCTGTCAGCGCCTTGGGCAAATCTATCTATGAGAGGATGTTCTTGTGGATGGTCATTCGTATCAACCAGATGTTGGAcacaaaacaacaaagaaatttcTACATTGGCGTGCTGGATATTGCTGGCTTTGAGATCTTTGAT TACAACAGCATGGAGCAGCTGTGCATCAACTTCACCAATGAGAAACTGCAACAGTTTTTCAACCACCACATGTTTGTGCTGGAACAAGAGGAGTACAAGAAGGAGGGCATTGTTTGGGAGTTCATTGACTTCGGCATGGACTTGGCTTCTTGCATTGAGCTCATTGAGAAG CCCATGGGTATCTTCTCCATCCTTGAAGAGGAGTGCATGTTCCCCAAGGCTTCAGACACTTCCTTCAAGAACAAGCTGTATGATCAGCATCTTGGCAAAAACAATGCTTTCCAGAAACCAAAGCCTGCCAAAGGCAAGGCCGAAGCCCACTTCTCCCTGGTTCACTACGCTGGAACTGTAGACTACAACATCACTGGCTGGTTGGACAAGAACAAGGATCCATTGAATGAATCTGTTCTGCAGCTGTACCAGAAGTCTTCTAACAAACTGCTGGCTTCTCTCTACCCAGCTGTTGTTGaag ATACTACTAAAAAGGGTGGCAAGAAGAAGGGTGGATCCATGCAGACTGTGTCCTCCCAGTTCAGG GAGAACTTGGGCAAACTCATGACCAACTTGAGGAGCACTCACCCTCACTTTGTGCGCTGTCTGATTCCTAATGAGTCCAAGACTCCAG GTCTCATGGAGAACTTCCTGGTTATCCACCAGCTGAGGTGTAACGGTGTACTGGAGGGTATCAGAATCTGCAGAAAGGGCTTCCCCAGCAGAATCCAATATGGTGACTTTAAGCAGAG ATACAAGGTGCTGAATGCTGGTGTTATCCCTGAAGGACAGTTTATGGATAACAAGAAGGCGAGTGAGAAACTCCTGGGATCCATCGACGTTCCTCATGATGAGTACAGATTTGGACACACAAAG GTGTTCTTCAAAGCTGGTCTTCTGGGTACTCTTGAGGAGATGCGTGATGAGAAACTGGCTACTCTGGTCACAATGACTCAGGCTCTCTGCCGTGGCTACGTGATGAGGAAGGAGTATGTGAAAATGACGGAGAGGAG GGAGTCCATTTACACTATCCAATACAACATCCGCTCATTCATGAATGTCAAACACTGGCCATGGATGAAGGTTTACTACAAGATTAAGCCTCTGCTGAAGAGTGCCGAGACTGAGAAGGAGCTGTCGGGCATGAAAGAGGACTTTATAAAATGCAAAGAGGCTTTGGCTAAGTCTGAAGCCAAAAAGAAGGAGCTTGAAGAGAAGATGGTATCACTGCTGCAAGAGAAAAATGATCTGCAGCTGCAAGTAGCATCT GAAACTGAGAATCTCTCAGATGCTGAGGAGAGGTGTGAGGGTCTGATCAAGAGCAAAATCCAGCTTGAAGGTAAACTCAAAGAGACAACTGAAAGACtggaggatgaggaagaaaTCAATGCTGAACTGACAGCCAAGAAGAGGAAACTGGAGGATGAGTGCTCtgagctgaagaaagacatTGATGACCTTGAGCTCACCTTGGCTAAAGTGGAGAAGGAAAAACATGCCACTGAGAATAAG gTCAAGAACTTGACTGAGGAAATGACATCTCAGGATGAGAGCCTTGCCAAGCTTACGAAGGAGAAGAAAGCCCTCCAAGAGGCACATCAGCAGACACTGGATGATCTTCAGGCCGAGGAGGACAAAGTCAACACCCTGACCAAATCCAAGACAAAGCTTGAGCAGCAAGTTGATGAT CTTGAGGGTTCCCTTGAACAAGAGAAGAAGCTCCGCATGGACCTGGAGAGGGCCAAGAGAAAGCTTGAAGGAGACCTGAAATTATCACAAGAGTCCGTCATGGACCTGGAGAATGACAAGCAGCAATCTgatgagaaaataaaaaa GAAAGACTTTGAAACAAGCCAGCTGCTTAGCAAGATAGAAGATGAACAATCTCTGGGTGCTCAACTCCAAAAAAAGATCAAGGAGCTTCAG GCTCGCATTGAGGAACTGGAGGAAGAGATCGAGGCTGAGCGTGCTGCTCGTGCCAAGGTTGAGAAGCAGAGAGCTGATCTCTCCAGGGAACTTGAGGAGATCAGTGAGAGGCTTGAGGAGGCTGGAGGAGCCAATTCTGCTCAGATCGAGATGAATAAGAAGCGTGAAGCTGAATTCCAGAAGCTGCGTCGTGATCTTGAAGAGTCCACCCTCCAGCATGAAGCTACAGCTGCTGCCCTACGCAAGAAGCAGGCAGACAGTGTGGCCGAGCTGGGAGAGCAAATCGACAACCTGCAGCGTGTCAAGCAGAAGCTTGAGAAGGAGAAGAGTGAATACAAAATGGAGATTGATGATCTTTCCAGCAACATGGAAGCTGTTGCCAAAGCAAAG GGCAATCTTGAGAAGATGTGCCGCACACTTGAGGACCAATTTAGTGAAATGAAGTCCAAGAATGACGAGAACTGTCGCCAGATAAATGATCTCAGTGCTCAAAGAGCAagatttcaaactgaaaatg GTGAATTTGGCCGTCAGCTGGAGGAGAAGGAAGCTCTAGTTTCTCAGCTCACCAGAGGCAAACAAGCTTTCACTCAGCAAATTGAGGAGCTTAAGAGGCATATTGAAGAGGAGGTTAAG GCTAAGAACGCACTGGCCCATGCTGTACAATCAGCCCGTCATGACTGTGACCTGCTCCGTGAGCAGTTTGAGGAAGAGCAGGAGGCAAAGGCTGAGCTGCAGCGGGGAATGTCAAAGGCCAACAGCGAGGTTGCTCAATGGAGAACCAAATATGAAACTGATGCCATTCAGCGCACTGAGGAGCTTGAAGAGTCCAA GAAGAAGCTGGCTCAGCGTCTGCAAGAGGCAGAGGAACAAGTTGAGGCAGTGAACTCCAAATGTGCATCTCTGGAGAAGACCAAACAGAGACTACAGGCTGAGGTGGAGGACCTCATGATTGATGTGGAGAGAGCCAATGGTTTGGCTGCTAACCTTGACAAGAAGCAGAAGAACTTTGACAAG GTCCTGGCAGAATGGAAGCAGAAATATGAGGAAGGTCAGGCAGAGCTGGAAGGTGCCCAGAAAGAGGCTCGTTCACTCAGTACTGAGCTGTTCAAGATGAAGAACTCCTATGAAGAAAGTCTGGATCAACTGGAGACCATCAAGAGAGAGAACAAGAATCTGCAGC AGGAGATTTCAGATCTGACAGAGCAGTTAAGTGAGACTGGGAAAGGCATCCATGAGCTGGAAAAGGCCAAAAAGACAGTGGAGACTGAGAAGGCAGAGATTCAGACCGCCCTGGAGGAGGCTGAA GGCACCCTGGAGCATGAGGAGTCCAAGATTCTTCGTGTCCAGCTTGAGCTAAATCAGGTCAAAAGTGAGATTGACAGGAAGCTTGCAGAGAAGGATGAGGAGATGGAACAGATCAAGAGGAACAGCCAGAGAGTAATTGAATCCATGCAGAGCACTCTGGACTCTGAAGTTAGGAGCAGGAATGATGCTCTGAGAATCAAGAAGAAGATGGAGGGAGACCTTAATGAGATGGAGATTCAGCTAAGCCATGCCAATCGCCAGGCTGCTGAGGCCCAAAAACAGCTCAGGAACGTTCAGGGACAACTCAAG GATGCCCAACTGCACCTTGATGATGCCCAGAGAGGACAGGAAGACATGAAGGAGCAGGTAGCCATGGTGGAGCGCAGAAACACTCTGATGCAGTCTGAGATTGAGGAGCTGAGAGGTGCTCTAGAGCAGACAGAGAGAGGCCGCAAAGTGGCTGAACAAGAGCTGGTGGATATCAGCGAGCGTGTTGGGCTGCTGCACTCTCAG AATACAAGTCTCCTGAACACCAAGAAGAAGCTTGAGGCTGACCTTATTCATGTCCAGAGTGAAGTTGATGACACAGTACAGGAAGCCAGAAATGCAGAGGAGAAGGCCAAGAAGGCCATCACTGAT GCTGCAATGATGGCAGAAGAGCTCAAGAAAGAGCAGGACACCAGTTCTCACCTTGAGAGGATGAAGAAGAATCTGGAGGTCACAGTGAAGGACCTGCAGCACCGTCTGGATGAGGCTGAGAATCTGGCCATGAAGGGAGGAAAGAAACAACTCCAGAAACTGGAGTCCAGA GTTCGTGAGCTTGAGACTGAAGTTGAAGCAGAGCAGAGACGTGGAGCTGATGCTGTTAAGGGTGTCCGCAAATATGAGAGGAGAGTGAAAGAGCTCACTTATCAG ACTGACGAGGACAAGAAGAACGTCGCCAGACTCCAGGATCTGGTTGACAAACTGCAGCTGAAGGTCAAAGCCTACAAGAGGCAGTCTGAAGAGGCG gAGGAGCAAGCCAATGGTTACCTGTCCAAGTTGAGGAAGGTGCAGCATGAGCTGGAAGAGGCTGAGGAGCGTGCTGACATTTCTGAGTCTCAGGTCAACAAGCTCAGAGTTAAGAGCCGTGATGCTGGAAAGGTAAGACTGGGTAGATGa